AGGAACAAGAGAAGCCGGCACGGCGAGTGGGGCCCGGACGTCAAGGACGTCCGGGCCCCACTCGCCGTGCTTTCCGTGCGCCCGCGCTCGGCGGTCCGCGCCGGGAACGTGCACTCGGCCCAGACGATGGGGAGAGGGAAACACCATCTGGGCCGAGAACTTGGGGGGTGGTGCCGGTCAGCGCGTACCCCGCTGGAGCTGCGGCAGCACCTTCGTGCGGTAGAAGTCGAAGAACCCGCGCTGGTCGGGGCCGATCTGGCTGACGTAGACGCGGTCGAAGCCCGCGTCGGCGAAGGCGGTCAGCTCGGCGACGTGCTCGTCCACGTCGTCGCCGCAGACCGTGTTCTCGCCGACCATCTGCTCGGTGACCAGCGGCTCCAACTGCTCGAAGTGGCTGGGCGTGGGCAGGATCTGCCCCATCTCGCCGGGCAGCAGCTGGTTCGACCACAGGTGGCGGACGAGTCGGACGGCGGCGTCCCGGTCGGGGCCCCAGCACACCTTCGTCCCGCCGCTGACGGGGTTCGCGCCCCCGCCGCCCTTGCGGTACTGGGTCACCAGCTCCTCGTCGGGGCTCATGGTGATGAAGCCGTCGGCGACGCGGGCGGCCAGGGCGGTGGCCTTCGGCCCGAAACCGGAGATGTCGATGGGGACGGGCGCGTCGGGGAGCGTGTAGAGGCGGGCGTTCTCCACCGTGTAGTGCGTACCGCGGTGGGTGACCTCCTCGCCGGTGAACAGGCGCCGCATCACCTGGACCGACTCCTCCAGCATCTCCAGACGGACGTCCGCCGGGGGCCAACGGGTGCCGAGGACATGCTCGTTGAGCGCCTCGCCCGAGCCGATGCCGAGCCGGAAACGGCCGCCGGTCATCACCGAACTCGTCGCCGCCGCCTGGGCCACGATCGCCGGGTGGATCCGCACGGTCGGGCAGGTCACCGCCGTCTCGATCGGCAGCGACACGGCCTCCGAGAGCGCGCCGATCACCGACCACACGAACGGGCTCTGGCCCTGGGCGTCGTTCCACGGGTGGAAGTGGTCCGAGATCCACAGACAGTCGAATCCGGCCTGCTCGGCCATCCTCGCCTGCTCGATCAGCTCGGCCGGACCGAACTCCTCGGTCGCCAGGAAGTATCCGTACTCGGGCATGGGGGGTACCTCCGCGACAGGTGCGATCGGGGCGGGGCCGGGACGCGGTCCGAGTACCCGGGGATCACGGCGGAAACCCGCGCACGATCGGGTGGTCCGCCGGTTTGGGCACCCTGACCAGGGGGACGCGGAAGGTTCGTACGCACGCGACCCGCCGGAGGCGAACCGTGAGTCGACCCCGCATCGTGATCGTCGGTGCCGGTTTCGCCGGCTACCGGACGGCCCGCACCCTCGCGCGGCTGGCCCGGAACAAGGCCGACATCACCCTGCTGAACCCGACCGACTACTTCCTGTACCTGCCCCTGCTGCCCCAGGTCGCCGCCGGCATCCTGGAACCACGCCGGGTCACCGTCTCCCTCACCGGCACCCTGCCCCAGGTGCGGCTGGTGCTGGGGGAGGCCGACGACATCGACCTCGACGCGCGCACCGTGCGCTACTCGGACCCCGAGGGCGGCGTCGGCACCCTCACCTACGACCGGCTGGTGCTCGCCGCCGGCAGTGTCAACAAGCTGCTGCCCATCCCGGGCGTCGCCGAGCACGCCCACGGCTTCCGGGGGCTGCCCGAGGCGCTCTACCTCAGGGACCACGTCACCCGGCAGGTCGAGCTCGCCGCCGGCAGCGAGGACCCCAAGAGCTGCGACGCGCGCTGCACCTTCGTGGTGGTCGGCGCCGGGTACACCGGGACCGAGGTCGCCGCCCACGGCCAGCTGTTCACCGACGCGCTGGTACGCAAGCAGCCGTTGCGGGAGGGCATGCGGCCGCGCTGGATGCTGCTCGACATAGCGGACCGGGTGCTGCCCGAGATGGACGAGAAACTGTCGCGGACCGCCGACAAGGTGCTGCGGCAGCGGGGCGTCGACGTGCGCATGGGGACCTCCGTGAAGGAGGCGACACCGGGCGGAGTGCTGCTGAGCGACGGGGAGTTCGTCGACACCCGCACCCTCGTGTGGTGCGTGGGCGTACGGCCCGATCCGCTCGCCGAGTCGCTGGGCCTCCCGATGGAACGGGGGCGGCTGCTCGTCGAGCCCACGCTGCAGGTGCCGGGGCGGCCCGACGTGTTCGCCTGCGGCGACGCGGCCGCCGTGCCCGATCTGACCAAGCCCGGCCAGTACACCCCGATGACCGCCCAACACGCCTGGCGGCAGGGCAAGGTGGCCGCGTACAACGTCGCCGCCTCCCTCGGCCGGGGCGAGCCCGAGCCCTACCGCCACAGCGACCTCGGCTTCGTCGTGGACCTCGGCGGGGTCAAGGCCGCCGCCAACCCGCTCGGCGTACCGCTGTCCGGGCCGGTCGCCGGGGCCGTCACGCGCGGCTACCACCTCGCCGCCATGCCCGGCAACCGCGTCCGGGTCGCCGCCGACTGGCTCCTCGACGCCGTGCTGCCGCGCCAGGGCGTCCAGTTGGGCCTCGTACGGTCCTGGTCCGTCCCCCTGGACACGGCCTCACCGGAACTGGCCAGGATGCCGGGCGCACCCCAGAAGCCGAAGGAGAGCGCCGGGAAGTCGCCGAGCGCATCACCGGGCCGCAAGCTCGGCACGGTGTCCGAGGACCCACCGAAGCCCGCCGAGGGTTCGAAAGGAGAGTCATGAACAGCCGTCAACTGACCGAGTTGGCACAGCAGTTGCGGGTCGACAGCGTGCGCGCGTCGGGCGCAGCGGGCTCCGGGCACCCGACGTCGTCCATGTCGGCCGCCGAGCTGATGGCGGTGCTGCTCGCGAACCATCTGCGGTACGACTTCGAACGCCCCCAGCACCCCGGCAACGACCGCTTCGTCCTGTCCAAGGGACACGCCTCGCCCCTGCTGTACTCCGCGTACAAGGCGGCCGGCGCGATCAGCGAGACCGAGCTGATGACGTTCCGCAAGCTCGGCAGCCGGCTCGAGGGGCACCCCACGCCGCGGCGGCTGCCGTGGGTGGAGACGGCCACCGGATCGCTCGGCCAGGGACTGCCCGTCGGCGTCGGCATCGCGCTGGCCGGGAAGCGGCTGGACCGGACCGGCTACCGGGTGTGGGTGCTGTGCGGCGACAGCGAACTCGCCGAGGGCTCCGTGTGGGAGGCCGCCGAGCACGCCGCGTACGAGCACCTGGACAATCTGACGGCGATCGTCGACGTCAACCGGCTCGGACAGCGCGGGCCCACCCGGCACGGACACGACCTGGACGCCTACGCCCGCCGCTTCGCGGCCTTCGGCTGGCACACGATCGAGATCGACGGACACGACGTGGACGCCGTCGAGCGCGCCTACGGCGAGGCCGAGTCCACCAAGGGCCAGCCCAC
This genomic stretch from Streptomyces deccanensis harbors:
- a CDS encoding NAD(P)/FAD-dependent oxidoreductase, whose product is MSRPRIVIVGAGFAGYRTARTLARLARNKADITLLNPTDYFLYLPLLPQVAAGILEPRRVTVSLTGTLPQVRLVLGEADDIDLDARTVRYSDPEGGVGTLTYDRLVLAAGSVNKLLPIPGVAEHAHGFRGLPEALYLRDHVTRQVELAAGSEDPKSCDARCTFVVVGAGYTGTEVAAHGQLFTDALVRKQPLREGMRPRWMLLDIADRVLPEMDEKLSRTADKVLRQRGVDVRMGTSVKEATPGGVLLSDGEFVDTRTLVWCVGVRPDPLAESLGLPMERGRLLVEPTLQVPGRPDVFACGDAAAVPDLTKPGQYTPMTAQHAWRQGKVAAYNVAASLGRGEPEPYRHSDLGFVVDLGGVKAAANPLGVPLSGPVAGAVTRGYHLAAMPGNRVRVAADWLLDAVLPRQGVQLGLVRSWSVPLDTASPELARMPGAPQKPKESAGKSPSASPGRKLGTVSEDPPKPAEGSKGES
- a CDS encoding LLM class F420-dependent oxidoreductase, which encodes MPEYGYFLATEEFGPAELIEQARMAEQAGFDCLWISDHFHPWNDAQGQSPFVWSVIGALSEAVSLPIETAVTCPTVRIHPAIVAQAAATSSVMTGGRFRLGIGSGEALNEHVLGTRWPPADVRLEMLEESVQVMRRLFTGEEVTHRGTHYTVENARLYTLPDAPVPIDISGFGPKATALAARVADGFITMSPDEELVTQYRKGGGGANPVSGGTKVCWGPDRDAAVRLVRHLWSNQLLPGEMGQILPTPSHFEQLEPLVTEQMVGENTVCGDDVDEHVAELTAFADAGFDRVYVSQIGPDQRGFFDFYRTKVLPQLQRGTR